In Caloramator sp. E03, the sequence ACGCCTACGATTGAACAAATAGTTGGGAATTTAAGTGGTGGAAATCAGCAAAAAATTGTAATTGCAAAATGGCTTGCCACAAAGCCAAAAGTGTTGATACTCGATGAGCCGACAAGAGGCGTTGATGTTGGGGCAAAGGCAGAGATATACTCAATTATGGACATGCTTGCTTCACAAGGCGTTAGTATTATTATGATTTCTTCAGACCTACCTGAAATAATCAATATGAGTGACAGGGTAATTGTAATGTATAGAGGTAAAATTACGGGAATAATTGATAGAAATGATTTAAAACAGGAAAAAATAATGCATTTTGCAACTGGAGGTGTTAGCTATGCAAGCTAGTGTTACAAAAAATAAAAACAACTTAATATTAACATATATTCTCAAAAATAGTGTGGTAAAATATATAAAAGAAAACCTTGGAATAATAATTGGTCTTGCAGTAATGTGTACTATTTTAAGTATATTATCTCCTGCATTTTTAACAAAGGAAAATATAATAAATGTATTAAGACAGGTATCGACAAATGCAAACCTTGCATTTGGAATGACTCTTGCAATTATAATAAATGGAATTGATCTTTCAGTAGGTTCTATACTTGCTTTATCAGGAACTATAACAGCAGGGCTTATAACGTTTAATAATATGCCTGTTATAACATCTGTTATTATAGGTATCATTATAGGAATAAGTCTTGGTTTGTTTAATGGAATTGTTATAGCAAAAACTGGAATACCACCTTTTATTGTAACCCTTGCAATGTATAATATAGCAAGAGGGGCTGCCTACGTTTATACAGGTGGTATGCCTGTTAGAACAATGAATGAACAATTTAACTTTATTGGTAATGGCTATTTAGGGCCAATACCTCTTCCAGTAATATATACACTAATCTTTTTAGTTACAATGTATATATTGATGAATAAAACAAAGTTTGGAAGATATGTATATGCTGTTGGTGGAAATCGTGATGCAGCAAGATTTTCAGGTATAAATATTAAAAAGATTGAAATAGCTGTATATACAATAATTGGATTTTTATCTGGTTTTAGCGGAATTGTTCTCTGTGCAAGGATGTATTCTGGTCAGCCTACTGTAGGAGTAGGGTTTGAGCTTGATGCTATTGCTGCTTGCGTACTTGGTGGAACAAGTATGATGGGTGGAATAGGTAAAATTGGTGGGACTGTGCTTGGAGTTTTAGTAATAGGAGTATTAAATAATGGATTGAATCTTTTAAATATCAATTCATTTTGGCAGCTTATAGCTAAAGGTGTTGTAATACTTCTTGCTGTATATGTTGATATTTTAAAGAAAAAGAAAAAATGATATATAAATAGGAGGGCAAAATATGTTTGATGTTGCAGCACTTGGAGAGCTTCTAATTGATTTTACTCCTGCAGGAGTTTCTAATACTGGAAATGATCTATTTCAAAAAAACCCTGGAGGTGCACCAGCTAATGTGCTTGTTGCAGTTTCAAGATTAGGAAAAAAGACAGCATTTGTTGGGATGGTTGGAAAGGATCAGTTTGGATTTTTCTTAAGGGATGTTTTAAAAGATAATGGTGTAGATGTTTCAGGCCTTAAATTTTCAGAGAATGTTAATACAACACTTGCTTTTGTTCACCTTGATAAGAATGGGGACAGGTCCTTTAGCTTTTATAGAAATCCTGGAGCAGATATGATGCTAAAAGAAGAGGATTTGAATTATGAGGTTATTGATAATTCAAACATTTTCCACTTTGGTTCCATATCAATGACCGATGAACCTTCAAGAAGTGCAACATTAAAGGCTGTAGAGGCAGCAAAAAATAAGGGTGCTATAATATCTTATGATCCTAATTTAAGGCCTCCTTTATGGAAA encodes:
- a CDS encoding ABC transporter permease; this translates as MQASVTKNKNNLILTYILKNSVVKYIKENLGIIIGLAVMCTILSILSPAFLTKENIINVLRQVSTNANLAFGMTLAIIINGIDLSVGSILALSGTITAGLITFNNMPVITSVIIGIIIGISLGLFNGIVIAKTGIPPFIVTLAMYNIARGAAYVYTGGMPVRTMNEQFNFIGNGYLGPIPLPVIYTLIFLVTMYILMNKTKFGRYVYAVGGNRDAARFSGINIKKIEIAVYTIIGFLSGFSGIVLCARMYSGQPTVGVGFELDAIAACVLGGTSMMGGIGKIGGTVLGVLVIGVLNNGLNLLNINSFWQLIAKGVVILLAVYVDILKKKKK
- a CDS encoding PfkB family carbohydrate kinase translates to MFDVAALGELLIDFTPAGVSNTGNDLFQKNPGGAPANVLVAVSRLGKKTAFVGMVGKDQFGFFLRDVLKDNGVDVSGLKFSENVNTTLAFVHLDKNGDRSFSFYRNPGADMMLKEEDLNYEVIDNSNIFHFGSISMTDEPSRSATLKAVEAAKNKGAIISYDPNLRPPLWKSLKDAKERIIEGLRYADILKVSDEEMEFITGTRDLQEGSSILYKMGIKLVLVTLGEDGCFYKYKKEIGKIDGFRVKVIDTTGAGDAFLGGVLYKICQKGICDISSIEKSEMEDIIRFANCVGALATTKKGAIPAMPTLNEVLDIMNFS